CCGGTCCTCGGCCACGTCCTGGATCTTGAACACGTCGACGCCGGTCTCGATGCCCATGCGATCGCATACCGCGATGAAGACTTCCATCGGCGTGTTGCCCGCACCCGCACCCAGGCCCGCCGCCGCCGCGTCGATGCGGTTGGCGCCGGCCTCGACCGCAGCCACCGAGTTCGCCACGCCCATCGCCAGGTTGTGGTGGCCGTGGAAACCCAGCTCGGTTTCGGGCCGCAGCGCGGCGCGCACGGCTTCGAGGCGCAGCTTCACGTCACCGGGCAGCATGTAGCCGGCCGAGTCGGTCACGTAGATGCAGTTGGCGCCGTAGCCTTCCATCAGCTTGGCCTGCGTGATCAGCTTCTCGGGGCTGGCCATGTGCGCCATCATCAGGAAGCCGACCGTGTCCATGTCGAGCTTGCGCGCGGCGGTGATGTGCTGCTCGCTGACGTCGGCCTCGGTGCAGTGCGTCGCCACGCGGATGGTGTGCACGCCCAGATCCTTGGCCATGTGCAGATGCTCGACCGTGCCGATGCCCGGCAGCAGCAGCGCCGAGATCTTGGCCTGCTTCATCAGCGGGATCACGGCGCCGAGATACTCCTCGTCGCTGTGGGCCGGAAAGCCGTAGTTGACCGAGCTGCCGCCCAGCCCGTCGCCATGCGTGACCTCGATCAGCGGCACGCCCGCTTCGTCCAGGCCGGTGGCGATGTTCTTCATCTGCTCCAGCGTCATCAGATGACGCTTCGGGTGCATGCCATCCCGCAACGTCATGTCGTGGACGGTGATCTTCTTGCCTTGCACAGTCATGATGTGTCTCCCTCTCAGGCCGCAACGGCGGTGGGTTGCAGGACCAGTTCACCCTTGAGGATTTCCTCGGCGAACATCTCGGCGGTGCGGGCGGCGGCGGCCGTCATGATGTCGAGGTTGCCGGCGTACTTGGGCAGGTAGTCGCCCAGGCCTTCGACCTCCAGGAACACGCTCACACGGTTGCCGTCGAACACCGGCCCGTTGACCAGCCGGTAGCCCGGCACGTACTTCTGCACCTCGGCCAGCATGGCGTGCACGCTGGCTGTGATCGCGGCCTGATCGGGCTCGGTTTCGGTCAGGCAATGCACCGTGTCGCGCATCATCAGCGGCGGCTCGGCCGGGTTGATGACGATGATGGCCTTGCCCTTCCTGGCGCCACCGACCTTCTCGACCGCACCGGCCGTGGTGCGAGTGAACTCGTCGATGTTCTTGCGTGTGCCCGGTCCGACCGAGCGGCTCGACACGGTGGCGACGATCTCGCCATACGCCACCGGCTGGACACGCGAAACCGCCGCCACCATCGGGATCGTGGCCTGCCCGCCGCAGGTCACCATGTTGACGTTCATCTCACCCGAGCCGACATGCGCCTTCAGGTTGACGGGCGGCACGCAGAACGGCCCGATCGCCGCGGGTGTCAGGTCGATCATCAGCGCGCCTTGTTCGTTGACCTTGCGCGAGTTCTCGGCGTGCACGTAGGCGCTGGTGGCGTCGAAGACGATCTGCACACCGTCGGCCTTCATGTGCGGAATCAGTCCGTCGACGCCGTCAGACGTGGTCTTGATGCCCATCTCGCGGGCGCGTTTGAGGCCGTCGGATTCGGGGTCGATGCCGACCATCCAGACCGGCTCCAGCACGGCGCTGCGTTGCAGCTTGGCGAGCAGGTCGGTGCCGATGTTGCCGGGCCCGATCAGGGCGCACTTGATCTTCTTCATGGTTGGATTCCTGTGTTCAGACGAAACGCATCGACACCGAGCCGAGGTCCTGGAAGCGCACGTTGACGCTGTCGCCGGCCTGCACCGCGATCGCTTCGGTCACGCCGCCGGTCATGATGAACGTGCCGGCCGGGATCTCCTGGCCGCGTGCGCCCAGGTGGTTGGCCATCATCGCCACCGCCGCGGCTGGATGCCCCAGCACCGCGGCGCCGGCGGCCATCGAGACGATCTGGCCGTTCTTCTCCAGCACCACGCCGAGCGTGCGCAGATCGAGCGCCTCGACATTGCGCGAGCGCCCGCCGATCACGAAGCGCGAGGCCGAGGTGTTGTCGGCGATCACGCTCTTCAAGTCGAACTTGAAGTCGCGGTAGCGGCTGTCGATGATCTCGACCGCCGGCAGCACGAAGTCGATCGCCGCCAGCACCGCGCCAACGTGGCAACCGGGGCCCCGCAATGGCGCTTTCGTGACGATGCAGATCTCGGCCTCCACCTTCGGGTGGATCAGCTCGGAGACCTTGATCTCGCCGCCATCCGGGCGCGCCATGTAGTCGCTGACAAAGCCGAAACACGGCGTGTCCACGCCCATCTGCTTCATCTTGGCGAACGAGGTCAGGCCCGCCTTCAGGCCCACGGTCTTGTGGCCGCGTGCTTCCTTGCGGCGGCGGATCTCGTCCTGGATGTCGTAGGCATCGGCCCAGTCCATCAGCGGAAAATCGTCGGTGATCTTGGTGACGTCGCGCGCCTCCAGCTCGGCCGATTCCAGGTGGGCGGCCAGCGCCTCGATGTCGGTGCGATTCAGTGCCATGGTGTGTCTTTCTTTAGCAAGGTGCAGGCGTGGATCCGGCTCTGCCGGTCCGCTGCCTGAGCCCCCTCGGGGGGCAGCGACCGCCAGGGAGCGTGGGGGCTCAAATAAACCGCACCGACGTGCTGCCCAGCCCGCCCACGCTGCAATGCAGGCTGTCGCCCGGCTTGACCGGCACCAGCGGCGATTGCGATCCCGACAGGATCACATCGCCCGCCTTCAGGCTGATGCCCAGGCGCCCGAGCGTGTTGGCCAGCCACGCCACCGCGTTGACCGGCGAGCCCTGCACCGCGGCGCCGCACGAGGTGCTGACGATCTCGCCGTTCTTCTCGAGCACCATGCCGGCCAGCGCCAGATCGATGTCACGCGGGCTGCGGCGGGTGCCGCCGAGCGTGAGCACGCCGCAGGAGGCGTTGTCCGCCACCGTGTCCTGGATCTTGATCTTCCAGTCGCGGATGCGGCTGTCGACGATCTCGAAACACGGCATCACGCAGTCGGTGGCGCGCAGCACGTCGGCCGCGGTCACGCCCGGGCCGGTCAAGTCACGCGCCAGGATGAAGGCCACCTCGGCCTCGGCCTTGGGTGCGATCAGCTTGGCGGTGTCGACCGGCTCGCCCTCGTTGAACACCATGCCCGACAGCAGGTGGCCGAAGTCGGGCTGGTTCACGCCCAGCATGTCCATCACCACCTTGCTGGTGACGCCGATCTTCTTGCCGATGACGATCTCGCCGGCATCAAGCCGGCGCTGGATCACGCGCAGCTGGATCTGGTACGCGTCGTCGATGGTGATGCCGGGCTCGCGGTTGGTGAGCGGCTCGACGGCCTCGCGGCTGACGAGCGCCTGGTAGAGCTCGTCGCCGTAGCGTTGGATGGTGAGTGCGTCCATGGGGTTCTCGGTTGTCCGTGTCGGGCGATGTCGGGGCGATTTCTGGGTTCAGGCCGGCGTGTCGGCTTCGGCCAGGAAGTTCGACACCAGCTGCGCAAAACGCGCGCTGTGTTCGATCTGCGTCCAGTGGCCGCAATGGCCGAAGACGTGCAGCTGGCTGTTCGGGATCCACTGCGACAGCGTCAGCGAGGTCTGCAGCGGGATCACCTGATCCTCGCGGCCGTGCACGATCAGCGTCTCGTGCGCCAGCGCGCGGATCGCCGCCTCGGGGCTGGCCATCGCGTCGACCCACTGCTGGCGCGGCGCCGGGAACATCGCAGAAAACGATTCCTGGAAACCGGGCCGGATGCTGGCCTGGTAACGCAGCTGCGCCAGCTCGTCGGTGACCAGCTTGCGGCTGAAGGCAAAGGTGTCGAGCAGGTGCCGCATCGCCTCGATCGAGGGCTGGTAGCCCCAGGCGGCGTCCAGCCCCGGCGTCAGCTCGAAGGGCACGCCGACCGAGCCCATCAGCACCAGCCGGCGCACTCGCTGCGGCGCGCGGATCGCCAGCGCCAGCGCCAGCGCGCCGCCGAAGCTGTTGCCGATCAGATCGACCTGCGGCAGGTCGAGCGCGTCGAGCAGGTCGATGGCCTGCTGCACCCAGGTGTCCATCGAATAGGTGATGCCTTCGGGCCGGTCGCTGTAGCCGAAGCCGACCATGTCGGGCGCGATCACACGCCGATCCTGGGCCAACACCGGCATCACCAGCCGCCAGTTGGCCCAGGCGCTGACACCCGGCCCGGAACCGTGGATCAGCAGCACCGGCGGCTGGCCAGGGTGAGCGCGGCCGAGGTCGTGCACGTTGCTGTGAAACGCGCCGGTGCGGATGCGCTGGCCGATTTCGGGGTTGGCGGCGGTGGGGCTCTGCTGCTGGCTCATGCGGTGAGCCTCCTCGTGATCGTTGGGCTACGGAGACCTGGCGATGAGGTCTGACGGTCGCAACGATAGGCAGCGCGAGCCATACTGTCCAATACCGAATATTGCGATCTCGATACCATAAAGGTATCGAGTTAGACCACCCGCCGAAGCCCGCCGATGGACCTCAAGCAGATGCGCTATTTCCTCGCCGTGGCCGAGGAGCGCCACATCGGCCGCGCCGCCGAGCGCCTGCACATGGCGCAGCCGCCGCTGACGCGCCAGATCCACGCGCTCGAAGCCGAGCTGGGCACGGCGCTGTTCATCCGCACCCCCAAGGGCGTGGAGCTGACCGAAGCCGGCCAGACCCTGCTCGACGAGGTGCCCAACCTGCTGACGCTGGCGCAGCGCGCCCGCGAGCGCACCCGCGCCGCCGGCCAGGGCGTAATCGGCCGGCTCGACGTCGGCCTGTTCGGGTCGGGCGTGCTCGACGTCATCCCGCGGCTGCTGGCGCGTTTCCACGCCCAGCGGCCCGAGGTGCGCATCGTGCTGCACACGATGACCAAGGCCGAGCAGCTCGACGCCTTGCGCGAGCGCCGCATCAGCGTCGGCTTCAACCGCCTGGTGCCGCCCGAGCCCGATCTGGTGATCGAGACCGTGCTGCGCGAGCGCATGCGCGTGGCGCTGCCCGACACGCACCGGCTGTGCGCACAGGCCAGCGTGTCCATCCCCGACCTGGCCGGCGAGCCGCTGATCCTCTACCCCAACCTGCCGCTGCCCGGCCTGGCGCAGCAGGTGATGCAGGCGTTTGCGCGCGAGGGCACGCCGCTGCTGGTGGAGCAGGAGGTGGAAGACGTGCTGACCGCCATCGCGCTGGTGGCGGGGGGTTTTGGTGCGTGCATCACCACCGCCAGCAGCGAGAGCCTGCGCCTGCCGGGCGTGGCCTACCGGCCGCTCGAATGTTCGTATCTGAAGGACATCGAGCTGAGCTGCATCCACCGGCGCGGGGATGGGTCGCCGGTGTTGGCGGCGTTTCTGGCGGTGGTGAGGGGGTAGGACGTGGGGACCGGCGCTTGAAGAAACCGTGATGACCTGACGACGTCGATGCGGGTTAACCCGAGCATCGGGCACAATTGCCAGCTTCACCGCAAGGCCGAGGTCACCCGCCGACCGCCTTGCCGGCCACGAGCCCGAGCGGCATCGGGAGAGTCCGCGTGCCACCCGCGCGGCGCCGAAGGAGCAACCGCCCCGGAAACTCTCAGGCAAACGGACCGATGCCGTGGATGAACTCTGCAGAGTTGCCAAACGAGATTTCATGACCACCACCTCATTGCGCCTGGGCTGCATCGCCGCAGCCTGTTTCGCCCTGTCCGCGCACGCAGCGCAGCCCCTCGTCGTCAAGATCGGCCACGTCGCCGCGCTCAGCGGCCCCGCCGCGCACCTCGGGCATGACAACGAGAACGGCGTGCGGATGGCGATCGAGGAACTGAACGCCAAGGGCGTGCAGATCGGCGGCCGTCCGGCCCGCTTCGAGCTGCTCGCCGAGGACGACGCCGGCGACCCGAAGCAGGGTACTGCCGCCGCGCAGAAGCTCGTCGACAACAAGGTCAACGGCGTCGTCGGCCACCTGAACTCGGGCACCGCGATTCCCGCGGCGCGGATCTATGCCGACGCCGGCATCGCGCAGATCGCGCCGTCGGTGACGAACCCGCA
This portion of the Leptothrix cholodnii SP-6 genome encodes:
- the dmpH gene encoding 2-oxo-3-hexenedioate decarboxylase; its protein translation is MALNRTDIEALAAHLESAELEARDVTKITDDFPLMDWADAYDIQDEIRRRKEARGHKTVGLKAGLTSFAKMKQMGVDTPCFGFVSDYMARPDGGEIKVSELIHPKVEAEICIVTKAPLRGPGCHVGAVLAAIDFVLPAVEIIDSRYRDFKFDLKSVIADNTSASRFVIGGRSRNVEALDLRTLGVVLEKNGQIVSMAAGAAVLGHPAAAVAMMANHLGARGQEIPAGTFIMTGGVTEAIAVQAGDSVNVRFQDLGSVSMRFV
- a CDS encoding acetaldehyde dehydrogenase (acetylating), producing MKKIKCALIGPGNIGTDLLAKLQRSAVLEPVWMVGIDPESDGLKRAREMGIKTTSDGVDGLIPHMKADGVQIVFDATSAYVHAENSRKVNEQGALMIDLTPAAIGPFCVPPVNLKAHVGSGEMNVNMVTCGGQATIPMVAAVSRVQPVAYGEIVATVSSRSVGPGTRKNIDEFTRTTAGAVEKVGGARKGKAIIVINPAEPPLMMRDTVHCLTETEPDQAAITASVHAMLAEVQKYVPGYRLVNGPVFDGNRVSVFLEVEGLGDYLPKYAGNLDIMTAAAARTAEMFAEEILKGELVLQPTAVAA
- the dmpE gene encoding 2-oxopent-4-enoate hydratase, coding for MDALTIQRYGDELYQALVSREAVEPLTNREPGITIDDAYQIQLRVIQRRLDAGEIVIGKKIGVTSKVVMDMLGVNQPDFGHLLSGMVFNEGEPVDTAKLIAPKAEAEVAFILARDLTGPGVTAADVLRATDCVMPCFEIVDSRIRDWKIKIQDTVADNASCGVLTLGGTRRSPRDIDLALAGMVLEKNGEIVSTSCGAAVQGSPVNAVAWLANTLGRLGISLKAGDVILSGSQSPLVPVKPGDSLHCSVGGLGSTSVRFI
- a CDS encoding alpha/beta fold hydrolase; translated protein: MSQQQSPTAANPEIGQRIRTGAFHSNVHDLGRAHPGQPPVLLIHGSGPGVSAWANWRLVMPVLAQDRRVIAPDMVGFGYSDRPEGITYSMDTWVQQAIDLLDALDLPQVDLIGNSFGGALALALAIRAPQRVRRLVLMGSVGVPFELTPGLDAAWGYQPSIEAMRHLLDTFAFSRKLVTDELAQLRYQASIRPGFQESFSAMFPAPRQQWVDAMASPEAAIRALAHETLIVHGREDQVIPLQTSLTLSQWIPNSQLHVFGHCGHWTQIEHSARFAQLVSNFLAEADTPA
- a CDS encoding LysR substrate-binding domain-containing protein, yielding MDLKQMRYFLAVAEERHIGRAAERLHMAQPPLTRQIHALEAELGTALFIRTPKGVELTEAGQTLLDEVPNLLTLAQRARERTRAAGQGVIGRLDVGLFGSGVLDVIPRLLARFHAQRPEVRIVLHTMTKAEQLDALRERRISVGFNRLVPPEPDLVIETVLRERMRVALPDTHRLCAQASVSIPDLAGEPLILYPNLPLPGLAQQVMQAFAREGTPLLVEQEVEDVLTAIALVAGGFGACITTASSESLRLPGVAYRPLECSYLKDIELSCIHRRGDGSPVLAAFLAVVRG
- the dmpG gene encoding 4-hydroxy-2-oxovalerate aldolase yields the protein MTVQGKKITVHDMTLRDGMHPKRHLMTLEQMKNIATGLDEAGVPLIEVTHGDGLGGSSVNYGFPAHSDEEYLGAVIPLMKQAKISALLLPGIGTVEHLHMAKDLGVHTIRVATHCTEADVSEQHITAARKLDMDTVGFLMMAHMASPEKLITQAKLMEGYGANCIYVTDSAGYMLPGDVKLRLEAVRAALRPETELGFHGHHNLAMGVANSVAAVEAGANRIDAAAAGLGAGAGNTPMEVFIAVCDRMGIETGVDVFKIQDVAEDRVVPIMDHIIRVDRDSLTLGYAGVYSSFLLFAKRAEKKYGVSARDILVEMGRRKMVGGQEDMIEDTAITMARERAGCAAA